The Pseudarthrobacter sp. NS4 genome includes a window with the following:
- a CDS encoding response regulator transcription factor: MNKNGPEAKLLVVDDEPNIRELLSTSLRFAGFEVVSAANGRDALAAADTHAPDLAVLDVMLPDMDGFTVTRKLRASGKHFPVLFLTAKDDTEDKVTGLTVGGDDYVTKPFSLDEVVARIRAVLRRTQPLLDDDAVIRVGDLELDDDAHEVRRGGTVIELSPTEFKLLRYLMLNPNRVLSKSQILDHVWEYDFNGDASIVESYISYLRRKVDIDPEAPALIQTKRGVGYVLRTAEKR, translated from the coding sequence ATGAACAAGAACGGTCCAGAAGCGAAGCTCCTCGTTGTCGACGACGAACCCAACATCCGCGAGCTGCTTTCCACATCGCTCCGGTTCGCCGGGTTCGAAGTGGTGTCCGCAGCCAACGGCCGGGACGCGCTGGCGGCCGCGGATACCCACGCCCCTGACCTGGCAGTGCTGGACGTCATGCTTCCGGACATGGACGGGTTCACCGTCACACGGAAGCTCCGCGCATCCGGCAAGCACTTCCCCGTGCTGTTCCTGACCGCCAAGGACGACACCGAGGACAAGGTCACCGGCCTTACAGTGGGCGGGGATGATTACGTCACCAAGCCCTTCAGCCTCGACGAAGTGGTGGCGCGGATCCGCGCCGTCCTGCGGCGCACCCAGCCGTTGCTGGACGACGACGCCGTCATCCGGGTCGGCGACCTGGAACTCGACGACGATGCACACGAGGTGCGCCGCGGCGGCACGGTCATCGAGCTCTCGCCCACGGAGTTCAAGCTGCTCCGGTACCTCATGCTCAACCCCAACCGCGTGCTGTCCAAATCCCAGATCCTGGACCACGTGTGGGAGTACGACTTCAACGGTGACGCTTCCATCGTGGAGTCCTACATCTCCTACCTGCGGCGGAAGGTGGACATCGACCCCGAGGCCCCGGCACTCATCCAGACCAAGCGCGGCGTGGGCTACGTGCTGCGGACGGCAGAAAAGCGCTGA
- a CDS encoding DNA repair helicase XPB yields MNDGPLIVQSDKTILLEVDHELATEARHAIAPFAELERAPEHMHSYRLTPLGLWNARAAGLDAEKVLDTLLKYSRFPVPHSLLIDVEETMSRYGRLRLEKDPQHGLVMRTDDYPVLEEVIRAKKIQPLLGPRIDGETIVVHASQRGQLKQLLLKIGWPAEDLAGYVDGTPHLIALNEDGWKLRPYQQLASENFWAGGSGVVVLPCGAGKTLVGAAAMATGSTTTLILVTNTVAARQWKDELLKRTSLTDDEIGEYSGAVKEVRPVTIATYQVLTTKRGGLYPHLELVDGHDWGLIIYDEVHLLPAPIFRMTADLQARRRLGLTATLVREDGREGEVFSLIGPKRYDAPWKDIESQGYIAPADCVEVRVDLPKDERVAYAMAEDADKYRLCSTSESKTRVVEELVARHAGEQLLVIGQYIDQLDDLGERLKAPVIKGDTSVKVRQKLFDAFRAGDIQTLVVSKVANFSIDLPEASVAIQVSGSFGSRQEEAQRLGRLLRPKKDGRSARFYSLVARDTLDQEFAAKRQRFLAEQGYAYRIMDAKDVGQPG; encoded by the coding sequence GTGAACGACGGACCCCTGATCGTCCAGAGTGACAAAACCATCCTCCTCGAGGTGGACCATGAGCTGGCCACGGAGGCGAGGCACGCCATTGCGCCCTTCGCCGAGCTGGAACGGGCACCCGAGCACATGCACAGTTACCGGCTGACGCCGCTCGGGCTCTGGAATGCCCGCGCGGCCGGGCTGGATGCCGAGAAAGTCCTTGACACCCTGCTGAAGTACTCGCGGTTCCCGGTCCCGCATTCGCTGCTGATCGACGTCGAGGAAACGATGTCACGGTACGGGCGGCTGCGACTGGAAAAGGACCCCCAGCACGGACTGGTCATGCGCACGGACGACTACCCCGTACTGGAGGAAGTGATCCGGGCCAAGAAGATCCAGCCCCTGCTGGGGCCCCGGATCGACGGCGAAACCATTGTGGTCCACGCGTCCCAGCGCGGGCAGCTCAAGCAGCTCCTGCTCAAGATCGGCTGGCCGGCGGAGGACTTGGCGGGCTATGTGGACGGCACGCCGCACCTGATCGCACTGAACGAGGACGGCTGGAAACTGCGTCCCTACCAGCAGCTCGCCAGCGAGAATTTCTGGGCCGGCGGCAGCGGCGTGGTGGTGCTGCCCTGTGGGGCCGGCAAAACCCTGGTGGGGGCGGCAGCGATGGCTACCGGATCAACCACCACCCTGATCCTGGTCACCAACACCGTGGCCGCACGGCAGTGGAAGGACGAACTGCTGAAGCGCACGTCCCTGACGGACGACGAGATCGGAGAGTATTCAGGCGCCGTGAAGGAAGTCCGGCCGGTAACTATCGCCACCTACCAGGTCCTGACCACAAAACGCGGCGGGCTGTATCCGCACCTGGAACTGGTGGACGGCCACGACTGGGGCCTGATCATCTACGATGAGGTCCATCTCCTGCCTGCTCCGATTTTCCGGATGACGGCGGACCTCCAGGCCCGCCGCCGCCTGGGGCTCACCGCCACCCTGGTGCGGGAGGACGGCCGGGAGGGCGAGGTGTTTTCCCTGATCGGCCCCAAGCGCTATGACGCGCCGTGGAAGGACATAGAGTCCCAGGGGTATATCGCCCCCGCCGACTGTGTGGAGGTCCGGGTGGACCTGCCGAAGGACGAGCGGGTTGCCTACGCCATGGCTGAAGACGCGGACAAGTACAGGCTGTGTTCCACCTCGGAATCCAAAACCAGGGTGGTTGAGGAACTGGTGGCCCGGCATGCAGGGGAACAGCTGCTGGTGATCGGGCAATACATCGACCAGCTGGATGACCTGGGCGAGCGGCTGAAAGCGCCGGTGATCAAGGGCGACACGTCGGTCAAGGTGCGGCAGAAGCTCTTCGATGCCTTCCGGGCAGGAGACATCCAAACCCTGGTGGTGTCCAAGGTTGCCAACTTTTCCATCGACCTGCCGGAGGCGTCAGTGGCCATCCAGGTGTCAGGTTCCTTCGGATCCCGGCAGGAGGAGGCACAGCGGCTGGGAAGGCTGCTGCGCCCCAAGAAGGACGGCCGCTCGGCCCGCTTCTACTCCCTGGTGGCCCGGGACACGCTGGACCAGGAGTTCGCCGCTAAGCGCCAGCGGTTCCTGGCCGAGCAAGGCTACGCATACCGGATCATGGACGCCAAGGATGTGGGGCAGCCCGGCTAG
- a CDS encoding DUF427 domain-containing protein, which yields MRSKTSRVVPLPGQESVWDYPRPPRVEPSRERIRIYLGGELILDTTDSIRVLETSHPPVYYLPRSAFMPGALEPAPGSSFCEFKGSARYLTVRGGSTVAEKAAWFYPDPVAGYEELADRVAVYPGRMDCCEVDGERVRPQAGGFYGGWITDRVVGPFKGEPGTMGW from the coding sequence ATGCGTTCGAAAACAAGCCGAGTGGTTCCGTTGCCGGGCCAGGAGTCGGTGTGGGATTACCCGCGCCCGCCACGGGTCGAGCCAAGCCGGGAACGGATCCGGATATATCTGGGTGGGGAACTGATCCTGGACACCACGGATTCGATCCGGGTCCTGGAGACAAGCCATCCTCCCGTCTACTACCTGCCCCGCTCCGCCTTCATGCCAGGGGCACTGGAGCCTGCACCCGGAAGCAGCTTCTGCGAGTTCAAAGGTTCGGCCCGCTACCTCACGGTCCGGGGCGGCAGTACGGTCGCGGAAAAGGCGGCGTGGTTCTACCCGGATCCCGTTGCGGGATACGAGGAACTGGCAGACCGCGTGGCGGTTTACCCGGGCAGGATGGACTGCTGCGAGGTGGACGGCGAGCGCGTGCGTCCGCAGGCAGGGGGCTTTTACGGCGGCTGGATCACGGACCGCGTGGTGGGTCCGTTCAAGGGTGAACCGGGGACTATGGGGTGGTAA
- a CDS encoding sensor histidine kinase — protein sequence MLERWKSSSLRTQLVAMIMALLIVALTVTGAGTLTLLHSYLQGQVDEKLYAAVNLAQEQRSFTQLQAPNPIVPTDYSLILFAPGEEPYPFGGDSEDHPDISSITVEQAQARKAVPYQVRGTDGENWRVVAVPVQNNQTTAVVVIGLSLQSVDDVLEHATLVVIGVGLLTLLLASLIASWTVSRSFRPLARVEKTAAAIAAGDLSRRVDVENPATELGRLSSSLNAMLAHIEAAFAARTASEARMRRFAADASHELRTPLVTIRGFSELYRHGALTTVDDVATAMGRIESEAKRMGSMVEDLLLLARLDEQRPLQQKPVDLQLVAHDAVVDTQASDRSRVISLTGLDGGPAVPAPVLGDEAKLRQVVGNLVGNALRYTPEGSPIELAVGVRTVDGEARSIIEVRDHGPGISDEDASKVFERFYRADTSRTRETGGSGLGLAIVAAIVGSHGGSVRVEDTDGGGATFVVSLPCRDEPPTHAGAKGGDGEVIHI from the coding sequence TTGCTGGAGCGGTGGAAGTCCTCCTCCCTGAGGACGCAGCTGGTTGCCATGATCATGGCCCTGCTGATCGTGGCCCTGACGGTGACCGGGGCGGGCACGCTGACGCTGCTGCACAGCTACCTGCAGGGGCAGGTGGATGAGAAGCTGTACGCCGCGGTCAACCTGGCCCAGGAGCAGAGGTCGTTCACGCAGCTGCAGGCTCCCAATCCAATCGTTCCCACCGACTATTCGCTGATTCTCTTTGCCCCCGGCGAGGAGCCCTATCCGTTCGGTGGCGACAGCGAGGACCATCCGGACATCAGCTCCATCACCGTGGAGCAGGCGCAGGCGCGCAAGGCCGTCCCCTACCAGGTCCGCGGCACCGACGGCGAGAACTGGCGGGTTGTTGCGGTGCCCGTGCAGAACAACCAGACCACGGCCGTGGTGGTTATTGGCCTGTCGCTGCAAAGTGTTGACGACGTCCTTGAGCACGCCACGCTGGTGGTCATCGGGGTTGGCCTGCTCACCCTGCTGCTGGCCTCCCTCATTGCCAGCTGGACGGTATCCCGGTCCTTCCGGCCGCTGGCGAGGGTGGAAAAGACAGCAGCGGCCATTGCTGCCGGTGATCTGTCCCGCCGTGTGGACGTCGAGAACCCGGCCACCGAACTCGGCCGGCTCAGCAGCTCCCTGAACGCCATGCTCGCCCATATTGAGGCCGCCTTCGCCGCCCGTACCGCCTCCGAGGCCAGGATGCGCCGGTTCGCCGCGGACGCGTCCCATGAACTGCGGACCCCGCTGGTGACTATCCGCGGATTCTCCGAGCTGTACCGGCACGGCGCGTTGACCACCGTGGATGACGTGGCCACTGCCATGGGCCGGATCGAGAGCGAAGCAAAGCGTATGGGGTCCATGGTGGAAGACCTGCTGCTGCTGGCGCGCCTTGATGAGCAACGGCCGCTCCAGCAAAAGCCGGTGGACCTTCAACTGGTGGCCCACGACGCGGTGGTGGACACCCAGGCCAGCGACCGCTCCCGCGTGATCTCGCTGACCGGGCTCGACGGCGGGCCCGCCGTCCCTGCGCCGGTGCTGGGCGACGAAGCAAAACTCCGCCAGGTGGTGGGAAACCTGGTGGGCAATGCCTTGCGCTACACCCCGGAGGGCAGTCCCATCGAGCTCGCCGTCGGGGTGCGGACTGTTGACGGCGAAGCACGCTCCATCATCGAGGTACGTGACCACGGGCCGGGCATTTCGGACGAGGATGCTTCGAAGGTCTTTGAGCGCTTTTACCGTGCAGATACCTCCCGGACCCGTGAAACAGGCGGCAGCGGCCTGGGACTGGCCATTGTGGCTGCGATTGTGGGATCGCACGGCGGTTCCGTCCGGGTGGAAGATACCGACGGCGGCGGAGCCACATTTGTCGTCAGCCTGCCCTGCCGCGATGAACCGCCAACGCATGCAGGCGCCAAGGGCGGCGACGGCGAGGTTATCCACATATAG
- a CDS encoding WXG100 family type VII secretion target, whose amino-acid sequence MSIISVDTEMLQLKSASVQATVDRISADVQAMKRGLDELQGSWRGSAATNFQALIAEWTLTQGRVEASLASINTALASAAATYAQAEQGNTQRFS is encoded by the coding sequence ATGAGCATCATTTCCGTCGATACCGAAATGCTCCAACTGAAGTCAGCCAGCGTGCAGGCCACGGTGGACAGGATCAGCGCCGACGTCCAGGCCATGAAGCGCGGACTGGACGAGCTGCAGGGCTCCTGGCGGGGTTCCGCAGCCACGAACTTCCAGGCTTTGATCGCCGAATGGACCCTGACCCAGGGCAGGGTCGAGGCATCCCTGGCTTCCATCAACACCGCGCTGGCATCAGCCGCCGCCACCTACGCTCAGGCCGAGCAGGGCAACACGCAGCGCTTCAGCTGA